Proteins encoded together in one Quercus lobata isolate SW786 chromosome 3, ValleyOak3.0 Primary Assembly, whole genome shotgun sequence window:
- the LOC115979264 gene encoding pentatricopeptide repeat-containing protein At1g08070, chloroplastic-like: MNFIKVNPFSSTIKKLTLYEKLTLKPTINLSILETHLPKCQNLNLFNQILSQMILTGFIRDTFAASRILKFSTDSPFIHIHQSFQIFNHIENPNGFIWNTMMRAYVQRNYPEKAIILYKLMVDNNVGGSDNYTHPILIQACAIRLSDFEGKQMHNHVLKLGFDSDVYVQNTLINMYAVCGSMGDARQLFDESPVLDSVSWNSILAGYVQIGDVENAKCICELMPERNTIASNSMIVLLGRTGHVVEACQLFNEMPEKDMVSWSALISCYEQNEMYEEALVMFMQMKTNGIMVDEVVVVSVLSACAHLLAVNIGKMIHGLVVKIGIESYVNLQNAFIHLYSTCGDIMAAEKLFNAGCQLDQISWNSMISGYLKCGSVEIAKKLFDSMPSKDIVSWSAMISGYAQHDHFSETLALFQEMQLEGIRPDETTLVSVISACTHLAALDLGKWIHAYIKKNGLKVNVILGTTLIDMYMKCGCVENALEVFHGMEERGVSTWNALILGLAINGLVDKSLDTFFDMKKCGVVPNEITFMGVLGACRHMGLVDEGRRHFNSMIQEHQIEPNVKHYGCMVDLLGRAGMLKEAEEILESMPMAPDVATWGALLGACKKHGENEMGERVGRKLIELQPDHDGFHVLLSNIYASKGHWDDVLQVRGTMIQHRVVKTPGCSMIEANGVVHEFLAGDKTHPLINEIEDKLDEMNKKLKMEGYVPDTNEVSLDIDQEEKETSLFRHSEKLAIAFGLIVIIPPTPIRIIKNLRICNDCHSAAKFISRAFDREIVVRDRHRFHHFKQGSCSCMDYW; this comes from the coding sequence ATGAATTTTATCAAAGTGAATCCTTTTTCgtcaaccataaaaaaattaactttgtATGAAAAACTCACTCTAAAACCAACCATAAACCTCTCAATCCTAGAGACCCACTTGCCCAAATGCCAAAATCTCAATCTTTTCAACCAAATACTCTCCCAGATGATCCTCACCGGGTTCATCAGAGACACCTTTGCTGCCAGCAGAATCCTCAAGTTCTCTACTGACTCACCCTTTATCCACATTCATCAATCCTTCCAAATCTTCAACCACATTGAGAACCCAAATGGGTTCATTTGGAACACCATGATGAGAGCTTATGTACAAAGAAACTATCCTGAAAAGGCTATCATTTTGTACAAATTGATGGTGGATAACAATGTGGGTGGTAGTGATAATTACACACACCCAATTCTAATTCAAGCTTGTGCTATCCGGCTATCAGATTTTGAAGGGAAACAGATGCACAACCATgttttgaaattgggttttgattcaGATGTTTATGTTCAGAACACATTGATTAACATGTATGCAGTTTGTGGGAGTATGGGTGATGCGCGCCAGTTGTTTGATGAAAGTCCTGTTTTGGATTCGGTTTCCTGGAATTCGATTTTGGCAGGGTATGTTCAGATAGGGGATGTGGAGAATGCCAAGTGTATTTGTGAGTTGATGCCAGAAAGGAATACGATTGCCTCAAATTCTATGATTGTGTTGTTGGGAAGGACAGGTCATGTCGTTGAGGCTTGTCAGTTATTTAATGAGATGCCTGAGAAAGATATGGTATCGTGGAGTGCATTGATTTCTTGTTATGAGCAAAATGAAATGTATGAGGAGGCTTTGGTTATGTTTATGCAAATGAAAACTAATGGAATTATGGTTGATGAGGTTGTGGTGGTTAGTGTTTTGTCTGCGTGTGCGCATTTGTTAGCTGTCAACATAGGAAAAATGATCCATGGCTTGGTTGTCAAAATTGGAATTGAATCTTATGTTAACCTTCAAAATGCTTTTATTCACTTGTACTCAACTTGTGGTGACATAATGGCAGCTGAAAAACTATTCAATGCAGGCTGCCAATTGGACCAGATATCCTGGAACTCCATGATCTCTGGGTACTTGAAATGCGGATCAGTtgaaattgctaagaaattatTTGATTCCATGCCTAGTAAGGATATTGTGTCTTGGAGTGCAATGATATCAGGGTATGCTCAGCATGACCATTTCTCAGAGACTTTGGCACTGTTCCAGGAAATGCAGCTTGAGGGAATTAGGCCTGATGAGACCACTTTGGTTAGTGTAATATCAGCTTGCACTCACCTGGCTGCCCTTGACTTAGGTAAATGGATTCATGCTTATATAAAGAAGAATGGTCTAAAGGTTAATGTCATTTTGGGTACAACCCTTATAGACATGTACATGAAATGTGGGTGTGTGGAAAATGCATTGGAAGTTTTTCATGGCATGGAGGAAAGGGGGGTTTCTACTTGGAATGCTCTCATTCTTGGTTTGGCAATAAATGGTTTAGTGGATAAGTCACTAGACACTTTCTTTGACATGAAGAAATGTGGTGTAGTGCCTAATGAGATAACATTTATGGGAGTTCTTGGGGCTTGTCGACACATGGGCTTAGTTGATGAGGGGCGTCGCCACTTCAATTCAATGATTCAAGAACATCAGATAGAACCCAATGTTAAGCACTATGGATGCATGGTTGATCTTCTAGGACGTGCAGGAATGCTCAAAGAAGCAGAGGAAATCCTTGAGAGTATGCCTATGGCACCGGATGTTGCTACCTGGGGTGCCTTGCTTGGAGCTTGCAAGAAACATGGTGAGAATGAAATGGGGGAGAGAGTAGGAAGAAAGCTCATTGAGCTTCAACCTGACCATGATGGTTTCCATGTGCTATTGTCCAATATATATGCTTCAAAAGGTCACTGGGATGATGTTCTTCAAGTTAGGGGGACGATGATACAGCATAGGGTGGTGAAGACCCCAGGGTGTAGCATGATTGAAGCAAATGGAGTAGTCCATGAATTTCTAGCAGGAGATAAGACACATCCTTTAATAAATGAGATTGAGGATAAGTTGGATGaaatgaataagaaattgaaaatggAAGGTTATGTACCAGATACAAATGAGGTTTCCCTTGACATTGATCAAGAAGAGAAGGAAACCTCTCTGTTTAGGCATAGTGAGAAGCTTGCAATTGCCTTTGGGCTTATTGTTATCATTCCACCAACACCAATAAGGATTATAAAGAATTTGCGAATATGTAATGATTGTCATTCAGCAGCTAAATTCATCTCTAGAGCTTTTGATCGTGAAATTGTAGTGAGGGATCGGCACCGCTTTCACCACTTTAAGCAGGGTTCTTGTTCATGTATGGACTATTGGTAG
- the LOC115979480 gene encoding protein ROOT PRIMORDIUM DEFECTIVE 1: MRTHIVKFIIKHPHQPVMAVRLKTTSSQYVAARARDPVFEKFMDKYKHLVKVIAIQDLILANPKNPYVSLEFLSRLSQKLHLNRGAASFLRKYPHIFHIYYDPNKSQPFCRLTDAAIEISCQEAEAINASLPLVVDRLVRLLSMSSSKMLPLRGIFKVWRELGLPDDFEESVIARNSDLFQLCDAHEPNTHFLKLVDGSCINHFTAAVENWRLLECCKQDCSVDRMEMRYSFKHGYPPCMKLSKSFRAKVKEWQSLPYVGPYEEMREKKKRSKFGMMAVEKRAVAIIHEFLSLTVEKMVEVEKISHFRKWFGIDLNIRDLFLDHPGIFYLSTKGKRHTIFLREAYERGCLIEPNPVYDARRKLLDLVVLGRHGLFNDENKPRDLFSCKEAELQEEDSDEDDDFSAP; encoded by the coding sequence ATGAGAACCCACATTGTCAAATTCATAATCAAACACCCCCACCAGCCTGTTATGGCTGTTCGGTTGAAAACAACATCTTCCCAGTATGTTGCAGCTAGAGCTAGAGACCCTGTGTTTGAGAAATTTATGGACAAGTACAAACACCTTGTCAAAGTCATTGCCATTCAAGACCTCATCCTTGCAAACCCAAAGAACCCATATGTATCCCTTGAATTCCTCTCTAGGCTCTCCCAAAAGCTGCACCTCAACCGCGGCGCCGCTTCCTTTCTACGCAAGTATCCTCACATTTTCCACATTTACTACGACCCCAACAAGTCTCAGCCCTTCTGCAGATTAACTGACGCTGCTATTGAGATTTCTTGCCAAGAAGCAGAGGCTATCAATGCTTCATTGCCACTTGTTGTTGACCGTTTGGTACGGCTTCTGTCAATGTCCTCATCCAAAATGCTGCCCCTTCGTGGCATTTTCAAAGTTTGGAGGGAACTCGGGCTCCCTGATGATTTTGAGGAATCAGTAATTGCTCGTAACTCTGATCTTTTTCAACTTTGTGATGCTCATGAACCCAATACTCATTTTTTGAAACTGGTTGATGGGAGTTGTATCAATCATTTTACGGCAGCAGTGGAGAATTGGAGGCTTTTGGAGTGTTGTAAGCAGGATTGTAGTGTTGATAGGATGGAAATGAGATATAGTTTTAAACATGGGTATCCTCCATGTATGAAACTTAGTAAGAGTTTTAGGGCCAAGGTTAAGGAATGGCAAAGTTTGCCATATGTGGGACCATACGaggagatgagagagaagaagaagaggtccAAGTTTGGAATGATGGCAGTGGAGAAACGGGCTGTTGCAATCATTCATGAATTCTTGAGCTTGACAGTGGAGAAGATGGTGGAAGTAGAGAAGATCAGTCATTTTAGGAAATGGTTTGGGATTGACTTAAATATAAGGGATTTGTTCTTGGATCACCCAGGAATATTTTATTTGTCCACCAAGGGGAAGAGGCATACCATCTTTCTGAGAGAAGCATATGAGAGGGGATGTTTGATAGAACCAAATCCAGTTTATGATGCTAGAAGAAAGCTTCTTGATCTTGTTGTCTTGGGACGTCATGGTTTGTTTAATGATGAAAATAAGCCAAGGGACCTTTTTAGTTGCAAGGAGGCTGAGTTGCAAGAAGAGGACTCTGACGAAGATGATGACTTTTCAGCACCCTGA